A genomic stretch from Empedobacter stercoris includes:
- a CDS encoding T9SS type B sorting domain-containing protein yields MKKIFYFLLLMLSGFVWGQHPLTRIDPNELNFYNIPLTLKTVDLKTTTSCGGRNDGRTHAAMLYFKADYDLDLKFDLIGQLSSDYAIIVYKVKDTNGDGIPNEVFQTNTTITALRSIYSTHTTKSLEENSTDLCEFYGDYGTSDGKVKSLEFEANNYVVIAIQASPIAGTTPLFNLHLKIAKTVDNLVFDDHCYTDDYLLSDVKTKIINDIRVSDPSINVGNIQFYKPDNTSTNDNISYANGVEQILYARVYDNSGKLVYIYKPIKFKFIPELIYTIQNAIEQFCAPQKRFIKDYLISKISSSNVDPAKYADYEVYVDDVKVNGFVDLQNSTTYKVKLEYIGTEFCATTQFSDEVDLKLISSNPTLPDGKFGEVCNDETLTEAQILAALGVDMTNFKLVNMPATPYVFVGNEAKFNVQIVDRTDDTCVSNEVEFTVKKKSNVSLNTLPDFVDCRNEFTFEDFRHKIDEVKNDNDITLEINYNGTNYAYSQLQSLYDLIISTTTQRDFDFSITGNKAGFCETTVPLKITLNNSSVPTESFDVLFNPGCLGVNEDYTFSVNEIKEHIKGELGFVNIADFDIFNLDKSPIQPVNILANSNETLIFKVKKVGESCFSELMTLDFQTINQPNVSSATYSDKFCEGETLTIDDHLLRDYFGANVSDYKIFIDGTEYIQGNPIPKVLGFEGNPSLNIPIEFKNRLSDTCSTIVDLTVNKKDDLNVNDPSLEAYIQANPIVFCEGEDEDAKNQIQAILDYIQTNYSLISSKRKEEIFAEFNSAQSSVDVDFYNSSYCGLITFQLNYQKNALPNIEVKNPDPLCAGEIYKLDFTTQTGYENYNYHVEKEDGTGVSGIYTFDLDAENYKITIEDKNSGCSVVKTLEIKNTIPPTINKITINEKSIIVSAKGNGKLEYALFDSTGNVIVDWQTNNELIIPNEIKDNNFTVRVKLNNCGVSERKEVIYLALPNVVTPNNDRFNNVWQPMTKNGKVNDTSNSYKLIIFDRYGKHILSQEGIGIIEWDGTHNGKPVADGTYWYLLEFSKQSEDLQVLYSGSILVKRKIN; encoded by the coding sequence ATGAAAAAGATATTTTACTTTTTACTGTTGATGTTAAGTGGGTTTGTTTGGGGGCAACATCCATTAACTCGAATAGATCCTAATGAATTGAATTTTTATAATATTCCATTAACTCTTAAAACTGTTGACTTAAAAACAACAACAAGTTGTGGAGGGAGAAATGATGGGAGAACTCATGCCGCTATGTTATATTTTAAAGCAGATTACGATTTGGATTTAAAGTTTGATTTAATAGGTCAATTAAGTAGTGATTATGCAATAATAGTTTATAAGGTTAAAGATACAAATGGAGATGGAATTCCAAATGAAGTTTTTCAAACTAATACAACAATTACAGCTTTACGATCTATTTATTCTACACATACAACAAAAAGTTTAGAAGAAAATAGCACAGATTTGTGTGAGTTTTATGGAGATTATGGCACTTCTGATGGAAAAGTAAAAAGTTTAGAGTTTGAAGCAAATAATTATGTGGTAATTGCAATACAGGCAAGTCCGATAGCAGGGACTACCCCTCTCTTTAATCTACATTTGAAAATAGCAAAAACAGTAGATAACCTTGTCTTTGACGATCATTGTTATACAGATGATTATTTATTATCAGATGTGAAGACCAAAATTATAAATGATATTAGAGTTTCAGATCCAAGTATAAATGTAGGAAATATACAGTTTTATAAACCAGACAATACATCTACAAACGATAATATAAGTTATGCTAACGGAGTAGAGCAAATTTTGTATGCAAGAGTTTATGACAATTCTGGTAAATTAGTTTATATCTATAAACCTATAAAATTCAAGTTTATTCCTGAATTGATTTATACAATTCAAAATGCTATAGAACAATTTTGTGCACCTCAAAAAAGATTTATAAAAGACTATTTGATTTCAAAAATATCTTCCAGTAATGTTGATCCAGCTAAATATGCAGATTACGAAGTATATGTTGATGATGTAAAGGTTAATGGATTCGTCGATTTACAAAATTCTACAACATATAAAGTGAAATTAGAATATATTGGAACAGAATTTTGTGCAACAACTCAATTTTCTGATGAAGTTGATTTAAAATTAATTAGTTCTAATCCTACTCTACCAGATGGAAAATTTGGAGAAGTTTGTAATGATGAAACTTTAACTGAAGCACAAATTCTAGCTGCTTTAGGAGTTGATATGACTAATTTTAAATTAGTTAATATGCCAGCTACTCCTTACGTTTTTGTTGGAAATGAAGCTAAATTCAACGTTCAAATTGTAGATAGAACAGATGATACTTGTGTAAGTAATGAAGTTGAATTTACAGTTAAAAAGAAATCTAATGTTTCGCTTAATACTTTACCAGATTTTGTTGATTGTCGTAATGAATTTACTTTTGAGGATTTTAGACATAAGATAGATGAAGTAAAAAATGATAATGACATTACTTTAGAGATTAATTATAATGGAACAAACTATGCATACAGTCAATTGCAAAGTTTATATGATTTAATTATAAGTACGACTACACAAAGAGATTTTGACTTTTCCATTACAGGAAATAAAGCGGGTTTTTGTGAAACTACAGTGCCTTTAAAAATAACGTTAAATAATTCTTCTGTTCCTACAGAATCTTTTGATGTTTTATTCAATCCGGGTTGTTTAGGTGTTAATGAAGATTATACTTTTTCAGTAAACGAAATAAAAGAACACATCAAAGGAGAGTTAGGATTTGTAAATATTGCTGATTTTGATATTTTTAACTTAGATAAATCGCCGATTCAACCTGTAAATATATTAGCGAATTCGAATGAAACGTTAATATTTAAAGTAAAAAAAGTTGGTGAAAGCTGTTTTTCAGAATTGATGACTTTAGATTTTCAAACTATTAATCAACCAAATGTTTCGTCTGCAACCTATTCAGATAAATTCTGTGAAGGGGAAACCTTAACAATTGATGATCATTTATTGAGAGATTATTTCGGGGCAAATGTATCTGATTATAAAATTTTTATTGATGGAACAGAATATATTCAAGGAAATCCAATCCCAAAAGTATTAGGTTTTGAAGGTAATCCTTCTTTGAATATTCCGATTGAGTTTAAAAACAGATTGAGTGATACGTGTTCAACGATTGTAGATTTAACTGTTAATAAAAAAGATGATTTAAATGTTAATGATCCTTCATTAGAGGCATATATTCAAGCGAATCCAATTGTTTTTTGCGAAGGAGAAGATGAAGATGCGAAAAATCAAATACAAGCTATTTTAGATTATATTCAAACTAATTATTCTTTAATAAGTTCTAAAAGAAAAGAAGAAATTTTTGCTGAATTTAATTCAGCTCAAAGTTCAGTTGATGTTGATTTTTATAATTCGAGTTATTGTGGTTTAATTACTTTTCAATTAAACTATCAGAAAAATGCTTTACCTAATATTGAGGTTAAAAATCCAGATCCATTGTGTGCAGGAGAAATATATAAGTTAGATTTTACAACACAAACAGGTTATGAGAATTATAACTATCATGTAGAAAAAGAAGATGGAACCGGAGTTTCAGGAATATATACTTTTGATCTTGATGCAGAAAATTATAAAATTACAATTGAAGATAAAAATTCTGGTTGTTCAGTTGTAAAAACTTTAGAGATTAAAAATACAATACCTCCAACAATCAACAAAATAACTATTAACGAAAAAAGTATAATTGTTTCGGCAAAAGGAAATGGTAAATTAGAATATGCATTGTTTGATTCTACTGGAAATGTAATTGTAGATTGGCAAACGAACAACGAGTTAATTATCCCAAATGAAATTAAAGATAATAATTTTACCGTAAGAGTAAAGCTGAATAATTGTGGCGTTTCTGAAAGAAAAGAAGTTATTTACCTTGCGTTACCAAATGTTGTGACGCCAAATAATGATAGGTTTAATAATGTTTGGCAACCAATGACCAAGAATGGTAAAGTTAACGATACCTCAAATTCGTATAAATTGATTATTTTTGACCGTTACGGAAAACATATTTTATCACAAGAAGGAATTGGTATAATAGAATGGGACGGAACGCATAACGGAAAACCAGTTGCAGACGGAACTTATTGGTATTTGTTAGAATTCTCTAAACAATCAGAGGATTTGCAAGTTTTGTATTCTGGTAGTATATTAGTTAAACGTAAAATCAATTAA
- a CDS encoding PstS family phosphate ABC transporter substrate-binding protein: protein MIKKISLLSLSAFLVFSTFSCKDKEKLTKAEQKTPVKRALHEYGNLTMTVDPSFKNLANSLANMYMVDYPDVKITINEEIEEKAIKDFYEGKIPLLMVSKPLTKAQEQHLFNKTTTKYISSVIALDATVFITSVDHPINSITTTDIKDNLYKNDPKMTFVFDHPNSANYNTVNDKLKLTVEKGAKVNAMGDAEKVIDYLQKDKTAIGIIGLNILSDKGNPKVEEYLKKVKILAIADDKGNLALPTIPNLKYGVYPFYREIYILKNEVGFGIGAGFTRFVGSQRGQKIVTRESLQPYYIFKREVQINNLEQPIQ from the coding sequence ATGATCAAAAAAATTAGTTTACTTTCACTTTCAGCCTTTCTCGTTTTTTCCACTTTTAGTTGTAAAGACAAAGAAAAATTAACAAAAGCCGAACAAAAAACTCCTGTTAAACGAGCTTTACACGAATATGGAAATTTGACAATGACTGTAGATCCAAGTTTTAAAAATTTGGCTAATTCGTTAGCAAATATGTATATGGTTGATTATCCAGATGTAAAAATCACAATAAATGAAGAGATTGAAGAAAAAGCAATCAAAGATTTTTATGAAGGTAAAATTCCATTATTAATGGTTAGTAAACCGTTAACAAAAGCACAAGAACAACACTTATTTAACAAAACGACAACCAAGTATATCTCATCTGTAATTGCATTGGATGCAACTGTTTTCATCACTTCTGTTGATCATCCAATCAATTCTATTACGACTACAGATATCAAAGATAATTTGTATAAAAATGATCCGAAAATGACCTTTGTTTTTGATCATCCAAACTCTGCCAATTACAATACTGTAAATGATAAACTAAAATTAACAGTAGAAAAAGGGGCAAAAGTAAATGCAATGGGCGATGCAGAAAAAGTGATTGATTATTTACAAAAAGATAAAACAGCAATCGGGATTATAGGCTTGAATATTTTGAGCGACAAAGGAAATCCGAAAGTTGAAGAATACCTAAAAAAGGTAAAAATATTAGCCATTGCAGATGATAAAGGAAATTTAGCATTACCAACTATTCCGAATTTGAAATATGGTGTTTATCCTTTTTATCGCGAAATTTATATCCTAAAAAATGAAGTTGGTTTTGGAATTGGCGCTGGATTTACGCGATTTGTGGGATCGCAACGTGGACAGAAAATTGTGACGCGCGAAAGTCTTCAACCTTATTACATATTTAAAAGAGAAGTTCAGATTAATAATTTAGAACAACCGATACAATAA
- a CDS encoding peptide chain release factor 3: MSLEQEINKRKTFGIIAHPDAGKTTLTEKLLLFGGAIQEAGAVKSNKIKKGATSDFMEIERQRGISVATSVLAFEYKGKKINILDTPGHKDFAEDTFRTLTAVDSAIVVIDVAKGVEEQTIKLVEVCRMRKIPLLVFINKMDREGKDAFDLMDEVEQKLDLQVTPLSWPIGIGATFKGIYNIWEKNINIFSGDNKQKVSETTKVEDLSSPELDTLIGTTYAENLRNEIDLIDGVYPEFDMQEYMDGNLQPVFFGSALNNFGVRELLDAFVDIAPTPQSKETDLRIVEPYENKFSGFVFKIHANMDPKHRDRLAFIKIVSGKFERNKNYFHVRQGKNMKFAAPNAFFADKKEIVDESFAGDIVGLHDTGNFRIGDTLTEGEKFSFKGIPSFSPEHFRYINNDDPMKAKQLEKGIDQLMDEGVAQLFTLEMNNRKVIGTVGALQYEVIQYRLEHEYGAKATYENFSVHKACWVEVENDKSEEFLEFKRVKQRYLARDKFNQLVFLADSAFTIQMTQEKFPSVKLHFVSEF, encoded by the coding sequence ATGTCTTTAGAACAAGAAATAAATAAAAGAAAAACCTTTGGTATTATTGCCCATCCCGATGCTGGTAAAACGACTTTAACAGAAAAACTGTTGTTATTTGGTGGAGCTATTCAGGAAGCTGGGGCTGTAAAAAGTAACAAAATTAAAAAGGGAGCTACATCCGATTTCATGGAAATTGAGCGTCAACGTGGGATTTCTGTCGCTACTTCGGTTTTAGCATTCGAGTACAAAGGAAAAAAAATTAATATCTTAGATACGCCTGGTCACAAGGATTTCGCTGAAGACACTTTCCGTACCTTAACTGCCGTAGATTCTGCAATTGTTGTAATTGACGTTGCAAAAGGGGTTGAGGAACAGACAATCAAATTGGTAGAAGTTTGTCGTATGCGTAAAATTCCGTTATTGGTTTTCATTAATAAAATGGACCGTGAAGGAAAAGATGCGTTTGATTTGATGGACGAAGTAGAACAAAAATTAGATCTACAAGTAACACCACTTTCATGGCCAATTGGTATTGGAGCAACATTTAAAGGAATTTATAATATTTGGGAGAAAAACATCAATATTTTCTCTGGAGATAATAAACAAAAAGTTTCTGAAACAACGAAAGTTGAAGACTTATCAAGTCCAGAATTAGACACATTAATCGGAACAACTTACGCCGAGAATCTTCGTAATGAAATCGATTTAATAGACGGTGTTTACCCAGAATTTGATATGCAAGAATATATGGACGGAAATTTACAACCTGTATTTTTTGGTTCAGCTTTAAATAATTTTGGTGTCCGCGAATTGTTAGATGCTTTCGTTGATATTGCACCTACTCCACAATCAAAAGAAACAGATTTGAGAATTGTTGAGCCTTATGAAAACAAGTTTTCTGGTTTCGTTTTCAAAATTCACGCAAATATGGATCCAAAACACCGCGACCGTTTAGCGTTTATTAAAATTGTATCTGGAAAATTTGAGCGTAACAAAAACTATTTTCACGTACGTCAAGGTAAAAACATGAAGTTTGCCGCACCAAACGCATTCTTTGCAGATAAAAAAGAAATTGTTGACGAATCGTTCGCAGGAGATATTGTCGGTTTACACGATACAGGAAATTTCAGAATTGGAGATACGTTAACAGAAGGAGAAAAATTCAGTTTCAAAGGAATTCCTTCATTCTCACCAGAACATTTCCGTTACATTAACAATGATGATCCAATGAAAGCAAAACAATTGGAAAAAGGAATTGATCAATTAATGGACGAAGGTGTTGCGCAATTATTTACGTTAGAAATGAACAACCGTAAAGTAATTGGAACTGTTGGTGCATTACAATACGAGGTTATTCAATATCGTTTGGAACACGAATATGGAGCAAAAGCAACTTACGAAAATTTCTCTGTACACAAAGCATGTTGGGTAGAAGTTGAAAACGATAAATCAGAAGAATTCTTAGAATTTAAACGCGTTAAACAACGTTATTTAGCAAGAGATAAATTTAATCAATTGGTATTCTTAGCGGATTCTGCTTTTACAATTCAAATGACACAAGAAAAATTCCCATCAGTAAAATTACATTTTGTAAGTGAATTTTAA
- a CDS encoding energy transducer TonB has protein sequence MSNKAFLDILFENRNKEYGAYQLRQVANHDLMKSLFVGIGLVALITGGTIYANNRAMKATTISTDLPGVTVNMEDFNPVKPPKKEDVTPPKEDPPMEEKTIQLKTEQVKYVIPTPKENPQVEETIKPVNELKGVDLGTENREGIASTGQVGGGEVSDTGNKTGGQNTSIAEGPKVEKPVINTNVTITAKNAAVMAIYPGCENESKKGNVALTKCMSDKISKELGYELSDFGETASRNNLSTAVAKMQFVVNKNGEISQVKPLSGSNQDLGKEAKSALERINKQILRKGKKITPAKLEDGSDANLIFSIPVKFQTAE, from the coding sequence ATGAGTAACAAAGCTTTTTTAGACATTCTTTTCGAAAACCGAAACAAAGAATATGGCGCGTACCAATTGAGACAAGTGGCCAACCACGATTTGATGAAATCTCTTTTTGTAGGGATTGGTCTTGTTGCATTAATTACAGGAGGAACTATTTATGCAAATAACAGAGCAATGAAAGCTACAACAATTTCTACTGATCTTCCTGGAGTTACTGTTAATATGGAAGATTTTAACCCTGTAAAACCTCCAAAAAAAGAAGATGTAACTCCACCAAAAGAAGATCCTCCGATGGAAGAGAAAACAATTCAATTGAAAACAGAACAAGTGAAATATGTTATCCCAACACCAAAAGAGAATCCTCAAGTTGAAGAAACGATAAAACCTGTTAATGAATTGAAAGGTGTTGATCTTGGAACAGAAAATAGAGAAGGAATCGCATCAACTGGACAAGTTGGTGGCGGCGAAGTAAGTGACACAGGAAATAAAACTGGCGGACAAAACACAAGTATTGCAGAAGGACCAAAAGTTGAAAAACCTGTGATCAATACGAATGTTACAATTACAGCTAAAAATGCTGCTGTAATGGCGATTTATCCTGGTTGTGAAAATGAAAGTAAAAAAGGAAATGTCGCTTTAACAAAATGTATGAGCGATAAAATCTCAAAAGAATTGGGATATGAATTAAGTGATTTTGGTGAAACTGCATCTCGAAATAATTTGAGTACAGCGGTTGCAAAAATGCAATTTGTCGTGAATAAAAATGGTGAAATTTCGCAGGTAAAACCGTTAAGCGGAAGTAATCAAGATTTAGGAAAAGAAGCTAAATCTGCATTAGAACGAATCAATAAACAAATTCTACGAAAAGGTAAAAAAATAACACCTGCCAAATTAGAAGATGGTTCTGATGCAAATTTAATTTTCTCTATCCCTGTCAAATTTCAAACAGCAGAATAA
- a CDS encoding DUF4197 domain-containing protein, whose product MKKIILSVTLISAFTVQASAQDLKSIFGTLKKEVEKTNSQTTSKENNSTVKVDSIKVVNGPTETKTISAESLTKLNGLSNSTVASGLKEALSIGLTDGIKSLS is encoded by the coding sequence ATGAAAAAAATCATTTTAAGCGTAACACTGATTTCTGCTTTTACTGTACAAGCAAGTGCTCAAGATTTGAAATCAATTTTTGGAACTTTAAAGAAAGAGGTCGAAAAAACGAACTCTCAAACTACGTCGAAAGAGAATAACTCAACTGTAAAAGTTGACTCAATAAAAGTGGTAAATGGACCAACAGAAACAAAAACTATTTCTGCTGAATCCTTGACAAAATTAAATGGTTTATCAAACTCAACCGTAGCTTCTGGATTAAAAGAAGCCTTATCGATTGGGTTAACGGATGGAATTAAATCGTTGAGTTAA
- a CDS encoding GLPGLI family protein, with protein MKLSLLLFILSFNIYAQNIEVLYEKYTIFDAQKSNYSMTVNDVKLSKSEVVKRLNEQMKIPKEFSLITNKEISNYKAYEKIDNNNEGSRTTSYTLSSNGGNGDLVKQFVSGFYYHEADVYGKKFVIKDTLQNFNWVLTKETKTINGFNVKKATAKIKDVNLTAWYAVDLPYKTGPDKYQGLPGVILEVVQVNNDDINTVISYKAVSIIENKKNKLELPKKGKIVSLEEYKVNYKEIIDKQNEMISEGVSKD; from the coding sequence ATGAAATTATCGTTATTACTTTTTATTCTTTCATTCAATATTTATGCACAAAATATTGAAGTTTTGTACGAAAAGTATACAATTTTTGATGCGCAAAAGTCAAATTATTCTATGACTGTAAATGATGTAAAGCTATCAAAATCAGAGGTTGTAAAAAGACTAAATGAACAAATGAAGATTCCAAAAGAATTTAGTTTAATAACCAATAAAGAAATTTCTAATTATAAAGCGTACGAAAAAATTGATAATAATAATGAAGGATCAAGAACAACAAGCTATACATTATCTTCGAATGGAGGAAATGGTGATTTAGTAAAACAATTTGTATCTGGATTTTATTATCATGAAGCTGATGTTTATGGAAAAAAGTTTGTTATAAAGGATACATTGCAAAACTTTAATTGGGTTCTTACGAAAGAAACAAAAACAATAAATGGATTCAATGTTAAAAAAGCTACAGCAAAAATAAAAGATGTTAATTTAACAGCATGGTATGCAGTTGATTTGCCTTATAAAACTGGTCCGGATAAATATCAGGGATTACCAGGGGTAATCTTAGAGGTTGTACAGGTGAATAATGATGATATTAATACTGTGATTTCTTATAAAGCCGTTTCCATAATAGAAAATAAAAAGAATAAATTAGAACTTCCTAAAAAAGGAAAAATTGTTTCATTAGAAGAATATAAAGTCAATTATAAAGAAATTATTGATAAACAGAATGAAATGATTAGTGAGGGGGTTAGTAAAGATTAA
- a CDS encoding PorP/SprF family type IX secretion system membrane protein has translation MKKITLFILTLFSLAKVEAQQGLPFYNHYLVSDRMLINSSYAGQDPNVISITGTHRNQWDDLPESPSTQTVSAHGIIVDRLAVGMQFFNDRNGAVKMTGFGINAAYHIPIDDRGYDGDEINVFSFGVGASNVSQRFDYSKIIAEDPYDPALQEDKYSTYFANLGLSFKYAGFFAGVSILDIPLSQNVYYVNNVEPLPTWYYINLGYKWNVAEGIALEPSVVYNLNSNSERHLDINLMSHISFGDNNQGVDIGVGYKQGMDAQNSNPLFISPILKFKVGSLKAGISYDIGLSDYQVDGRKNGMLFSLGFDLQNPWGARFD, from the coding sequence ATGAAAAAAATAACACTATTCATATTAACGCTATTTTCACTTGCTAAAGTAGAAGCACAACAAGGTTTACCATTTTATAACCATTATTTAGTGAGTGATAGAATGTTAATCAACTCTTCTTATGCAGGACAAGATCCAAATGTTATTTCGATTACAGGGACACATCGCAATCAGTGGGACGATTTACCTGAAAGTCCAAGTACACAAACGGTAAGCGCACACGGAATTATTGTCGATCGTTTGGCGGTGGGAATGCAGTTTTTTAACGATAGAAATGGAGCAGTTAAAATGACTGGATTTGGAATTAATGCAGCTTATCACATTCCAATTGATGACAGAGGTTATGACGGTGATGAAATCAATGTGTTTTCTTTTGGAGTAGGAGCGTCGAATGTTTCGCAACGTTTTGATTATTCTAAAATCATTGCAGAAGATCCTTATGATCCAGCTTTGCAAGAAGATAAATATTCGACCTATTTCGCCAATTTAGGACTATCTTTCAAATACGCAGGTTTCTTTGCAGGAGTTTCAATTTTGGATATTCCATTGAGTCAAAATGTGTATTATGTGAATAATGTAGAGCCTTTACCAACGTGGTATTACATTAATTTAGGATACAAATGGAATGTTGCTGAAGGTATTGCTTTAGAGCCATCGGTGGTTTATAATTTAAATTCAAATTCAGAACGTCATTTGGATATTAATCTAATGTCGCACATTAGTTTTGGCGATAATAATCAAGGTGTCGATATAGGTGTAGGATACAAGCAAGGGATGGATGCTCAAAATAGTAATCCTCTATTTATTTCGCCTATTCTAAAGTTTAAAGTAGGTTCTTTAAAAGCAGGAATTTCATACGATATTGGTTTGTCCGATTATCAAGTGGATGGACGTAAGAACGGAATGTTATTTAGTTTAGGTTTCGATTTACAAAATCCTTGGGGAGCAAGATTTGATTAA
- a CDS encoding DUF4197 domain-containing protein yields the protein MPEELQNVEKTLRSLGMGSLADKGIKLLNSAAEDAVSEAAPIFVNALTSMTITDAKDILLGGNNSATNYLKLKTNTDLTNAFQPKVEASLGKVGADKVWNNLITKYNTLTGNEIEPNLNAYVTQQTLNGVFNMVAEKENEIRNNSALQTTSILQQVFGSLSKKITHKKIATICSDFFVCYCINKCFYKFKNNNFIKNVELHKTPQYFEKKS from the coding sequence ATGCCAGAAGAATTACAAAACGTAGAAAAAACATTGCGTTCATTGGGAATGGGAAGTTTAGCGGACAAAGGAATCAAATTATTGAATTCAGCCGCTGAAGATGCTGTTTCTGAAGCAGCGCCTATCTTTGTAAATGCTTTAACATCGATGACAATTACCGATGCAAAAGATATTTTGTTGGGTGGAAATAATTCGGCTACAAATTATTTAAAACTGAAAACAAATACCGATTTAACAAACGCTTTTCAACCAAAAGTAGAAGCGTCTTTAGGTAAAGTTGGTGCGGATAAAGTTTGGAACAATTTGATCACAAAATACAATACCTTAACAGGAAACGAGATAGAACCAAACCTGAATGCGTATGTTACACAACAAACATTAAATGGTGTATTTAATATGGTTGCTGAAAAAGAAAATGAAATTAGAAATAATTCAGCTTTGCAAACAACCTCTATCTTACAGCAGGTTTTCGGATCTCTTTCTAAAAAAATAACACACAAAAAAATCGCTACAATTTGTAGCGATTTTTTTGTGTGTTATTGTATTAACAAATGTTTTTATAAGTTTAAAAATAATAATTTTATAAAGAATGTCGAGCTCCATAAGACTCCACAGTACTTTGAAAAAAAAAGCTGA
- a CDS encoding C4-dicarboxylate ABC transporter produces the protein MNKSIVYGLIGFGYFLIGIFTWKYQFFIVKLDDTNAMLMGILFIVYGAFRVYRGIKSYKNDQKN, from the coding sequence ATGAATAAGAGTATTGTTTACGGATTGATTGGTTTCGGTTATTTTTTGATCGGAATTTTTACTTGGAAATATCAGTTTTTTATCGTCAAATTAGATGATACAAACGCGATGTTAATGGGGATTTTATTTATTGTTTATGGAGCTTTTCGCGTATATCGTGGTATAAAATCTTATAAAAATGATCAAAAAAATTAG
- a CDS encoding carboxypeptidase-like regulatory domain-containing protein, translating to MELQIEKKCKQNWMEMNSVSDQQKFCEVCSKRVHDLDHYSFKELKTFLNDNPAACVKIKTRNLEQFNSYEASHSIANQSKKWLQFSSLVGFLSFSTLAKAQTENDSIVVQGIINDGNGFPEYDIPVNLKNSKNIVYTNENGEFKIKVPKNQDSYTLEYGSFGIKEFTFTNPSVCQNIKTETGDVLLGEVVYHKKSLFFRKIGRTITWPFRQIGKIF from the coding sequence ATGGAACTACAAATAGAGAAGAAATGTAAACAGAATTGGATGGAAATGAATTCGGTTTCTGATCAACAAAAGTTTTGTGAGGTTTGCTCTAAACGTGTGCACGATTTGGATCATTATTCATTCAAAGAATTAAAAACTTTTCTGAATGATAATCCTGCCGCTTGTGTAAAAATTAAAACTAGAAATTTAGAACAGTTTAATTCTTATGAAGCTTCTCATTCAATTGCAAATCAATCTAAAAAGTGGTTGCAATTTTCATCTTTAGTGGGATTTTTAAGTTTTTCGACTTTAGCAAAAGCGCAAACAGAAAATGATTCGATTGTAGTGCAAGGAATTATTAATGATGGTAATGGTTTTCCAGAATATGATATTCCTGTGAACCTTAAAAATTCGAAAAATATTGTATATACAAATGAAAATGGTGAGTTTAAAATAAAAGTTCCGAAAAACCAAGATTCTTATACATTAGAATATGGTAGTTTTGGAATTAAAGAATTTACTTTTACAAACCCTTCTGTGTGTCAAAATATAAAAACAGAAACTGGAGATGTTCTTTTAGGTGAAGTTGTTTATCATAAGAAATCACTTTTCTTTAGAAAAATAGGTCGCACAATCACTTGGCCATTTCGACAAATTGGGAAGATTTTTTAG